From Corynebacterium frankenforstense DSM 45800, the proteins below share one genomic window:
- a CDS encoding amino acid permease translates to MTTTAPGASGADPAAATATSGTTPADAASSSESPERGASTLRNRHVTMIALGGIVGSALFIGSGNVIRSIGPAAILSYLLGGLLVYLAMKMLGEMAAAKPSVGSFMDYARDGLGPFASYLVGWLYWYFWVGVLAYDAVIGGETLHGWFPAVPAWAGSLAVIALVIVANAVSVRGFGESEFWLASIKVVAVFVFLAAGTLYVLGLWPGAGFSVPNLWEHGGFAPNGYTVALSGMAVVIFAYFGTEIAVMAAAESEDPGPSVRRATNTVIWRILLFFIGSITLIAAIVPWNQLPDPTDVATAPFTYVLHLFGVPGAAQIMGLVIFTAVLSVLNSGLYSASRMLSAMGAQGFAPPVLARRNARGVPVAAIFASILGALFAVGFRFVFPETPIFEFIMNSSGLVALVVYAMIACTHFAYRRRMSREEVRSLEFRTRLFPLTNLLVVAGVAVVFVIMIADPGSQVQVWTSLVAIAFAVAAWPIARSHVRRREAAQAEPARPAGSEKPAAG, encoded by the coding sequence ATGACCACCACAGCCCCCGGCGCCTCGGGCGCCGACCCCGCGGCCGCCACGGCGACGTCGGGCACCACGCCGGCCGACGCGGCGTCGTCAAGTGAGAGCCCCGAGCGCGGGGCGAGCACCCTGCGCAACCGGCACGTGACGATGATCGCGCTCGGCGGCATCGTCGGCTCGGCGCTGTTCATCGGCTCCGGCAACGTCATCCGCTCGATCGGACCGGCCGCGATCCTGTCCTACCTGCTCGGCGGGCTGCTGGTGTACCTGGCGATGAAGATGCTCGGCGAGATGGCCGCGGCCAAGCCCTCGGTCGGCTCGTTCATGGACTACGCCCGCGACGGGCTCGGGCCCTTCGCCAGCTACCTGGTCGGCTGGCTGTACTGGTACTTCTGGGTCGGCGTGCTCGCCTACGACGCCGTCATCGGCGGTGAGACCCTGCACGGCTGGTTCCCGGCCGTGCCGGCCTGGGCCGGGTCGCTGGCCGTGATCGCGCTGGTCATCGTGGCTAACGCGGTCTCCGTGCGCGGCTTCGGCGAGTCGGAGTTCTGGCTGGCCAGCATCAAGGTCGTCGCCGTCTTCGTCTTCCTGGCGGCCGGCACCCTCTACGTGCTGGGACTCTGGCCGGGCGCGGGCTTCTCCGTGCCGAATCTCTGGGAGCACGGCGGCTTCGCGCCGAACGGCTACACCGTGGCGCTCAGCGGCATGGCCGTGGTCATCTTCGCCTACTTCGGCACCGAGATCGCCGTGATGGCGGCCGCCGAGTCCGAGGACCCGGGCCCGAGTGTCAGGCGGGCGACCAACACCGTCATCTGGCGCATCCTGCTGTTCTTCATCGGCTCGATCACGCTGATCGCCGCGATCGTGCCCTGGAACCAGCTGCCGGACCCCACCGACGTGGCGACGGCCCCGTTCACCTACGTGCTGCACCTGTTCGGCGTGCCCGGTGCCGCGCAGATCATGGGGCTGGTCATCTTCACCGCGGTGCTCTCGGTGCTCAACTCCGGGCTCTACTCGGCCTCGCGGATGCTCTCCGCGATGGGCGCGCAGGGCTTCGCGCCGCCGGTCCTGGCCCGGCGCAACGCCCGCGGGGTGCCCGTGGCGGCGATCTTCGCGTCCATCCTCGGCGCGCTCTTCGCCGTCGGATTCCGCTTCGTCTTCCCCGAGACCCCGATCTTCGAGTTCATCATGAACAGCTCCGGGCTGGTGGCGCTGGTGGTCTACGCGATGATCGCCTGCACCCACTTCGCCTACCGGCGCCGCATGTCCCGCGAGGAGGTTCGCTCGCTGGAGTTCCGCACCCGCCTCTTCCCGCTGACCAACCTGCTCGTGGTCGCGGGCGTGGCCGTGGTCTTCGTGATCATGATCGCCGACCCCGGCAGCCAGGTGCAGGTGTGGACCAGCCTGGTCGCCATCGCCTTCGCCGTGGCCGCCTGGCCGATCGCGCGCAGCCATGTCCGCCGGCGCGAGGCGGCGCAGGCCGAGCCGGCCCGTCCCGCGGGCAGCGAAAAGCCCGCGGCCGGGTAA
- a CDS encoding aldehyde dehydrogenase family protein codes for MSAEITTGIWTGTTLGPATDDSTFDVHDPATGEIIAEVADATVDDALAALGAAHDAQDAWAATTARHRSVVLADLARAVTTRSEELARVLSREMGKPLREAAAEVANTAEFFRWYAGEAERLPGRYADSPGGQGRILVTRRPVGPCLAITPWNFPLSMAARKIAPALAAGCTVVVKPAAETPLVMLKLGEILARVFSHHEVPEGVVSIVPTTDAAALSAALMADPRLRKVTFTGSTAVGRTLVRQSADLLLRTSMELGGNAPFVVAADADLDAAVNGAVAAKTRNAGQVCVAANRFIVVADVAEEFTARLAERFDALPVGPGTDPETRVGPLVTPEAVARVSALVDAAVAAGARQVTARTRADVPGEGYFYPPTVLADVPCGADVLNTEIFGPVATVSVVGDLEEAIAVANDTDAGLAAYGYSASAAGVEALASRLKAGMVAVNRVNIADVAAPFGGVDQSGFGREGGTEGIEEYLDTRYVALP; via the coding sequence ATGAGCGCGGAGATCACCACCGGAATCTGGACCGGAACCACCTTGGGTCCGGCCACCGACGACTCGACCTTCGACGTCCATGACCCGGCCACCGGCGAGATCATCGCCGAGGTCGCCGACGCCACCGTCGACGACGCCCTCGCTGCCCTGGGTGCCGCCCACGACGCCCAGGACGCCTGGGCCGCCACCACCGCCCGGCACCGCTCCGTGGTGCTCGCCGACCTCGCCCGCGCGGTGACCACCCGCAGCGAGGAGCTGGCCCGGGTGCTCTCGCGGGAGATGGGCAAGCCGCTGCGCGAGGCCGCCGCCGAGGTGGCCAACACCGCCGAGTTCTTCCGCTGGTACGCCGGCGAGGCCGAGCGCCTGCCCGGACGCTACGCCGACTCGCCCGGCGGGCAGGGCCGCATCCTGGTCACCCGTCGGCCGGTGGGCCCGTGCCTGGCGATCACCCCGTGGAACTTCCCGCTGTCGATGGCCGCCCGCAAGATCGCCCCGGCACTCGCCGCCGGCTGCACCGTGGTGGTCAAGCCCGCCGCGGAGACCCCGCTGGTCATGCTCAAGCTCGGCGAGATCCTCGCCCGGGTCTTCAGCCACCACGAGGTCCCCGAGGGCGTGGTCTCCATCGTGCCGACCACCGACGCCGCGGCCCTCTCGGCCGCGCTGATGGCCGACCCGCGCCTGCGCAAGGTCACCTTCACCGGGTCGACCGCCGTGGGGCGCACGCTGGTGCGCCAGTCGGCCGACCTGCTGCTGCGCACCTCGATGGAGCTCGGCGGCAACGCGCCCTTTGTCGTGGCCGCCGACGCCGACCTCGACGCCGCCGTCAACGGCGCGGTGGCCGCCAAGACCCGCAACGCCGGCCAGGTCTGCGTGGCCGCCAACCGCTTCATCGTCGTCGCCGACGTCGCCGAGGAGTTCACCGCGCGCCTGGCCGAGCGCTTCGACGCCCTGCCCGTCGGCCCCGGCACCGACCCGGAGACCAGGGTCGGCCCGCTGGTGACCCCCGAGGCCGTCGCGCGTGTGTCGGCGCTTGTCGACGCCGCGGTGGCCGCCGGGGCGCGCCAGGTCACCGCCCGCACCCGCGCCGACGTGCCCGGGGAGGGCTACTTCTACCCGCCGACGGTGCTCGCCGACGTCCCCTGCGGCGCCGACGTGCTGAACACCGAGATCTTCGGGCCGGTGGCCACCGTCAGCGTGGTCGGCGACCTCGAGGAGGCCATCGCGGTGGCCAACGACACCGACGCCGGCCTGGCCGCGTACGGCTACTCGGCCTCCGCGGCCGGGGTCGAGGCGCTGGCGAGCCGGCTCAAGGCGGGGATGGTCGCGGTCAACCGCGTCAACATCGCCGACGTCGCCGCCCCCTTCGGCGGGGTGGACCAGTCCGGCTTCGGCCGCGAGGGCGGCACCGAGGGCATCGAGGAGTACCTCGACACCCGCTACGTCGCCCTGCCCTGA